The window CAGTAGGAGGCCAATAAGAAGCCGGGGATCTTTCCATGATGGCTTTTTTAGCCGCGCGGCGGCGACGCTGACACTCTTACCCATTTTCCTGCTCCCCCGCTAGGAGTTACGGCATGGTGGACGCACCTGCCCCCTCATTCTTACCGGCGGATTTTCGCTGAACCAAAGCCAACGGCCTCAAAGAGGCCGAAACTGTGGATAACTACACCAAACGGAAGCAACGGTGGCAAAATGAAGCCATGCCCCGATTCCTGACTCTTGCGGATGTCGCAGAACAACTACAAATCAATTCGCCTCAGGCTTATGCCTTGGTTCGCAGCGGCGAGCTGAAGGCCATCCAAGTGGGCGGCCGGGGACAGTGGCGCATCGAAGAAAAGATGCTGGAGCAATATATCGAGGACCGCTATGCAGAAGCGGGCCGCATGATTGAGGAGACCAAGGCCAAAACCAGCCGGCCTTAGTCTCCGCCGTTCCTGAAGTCCTGGTTACCCGCCGAGCAAAGCGCTGATAGTGAACCGAAAGGGATAGTCATTACCGCCGCCACATTGCTGGCCCGGCGCACCTCGCCGTGTTGGACGACCGCAAGGTCAAAGTAGTCCCGACCAACCCTGTCTATGACTCCTTGCAGCGTGTATCCATCGCCTGACGCCACCTTCAGGTGAACGACTAATTCCGAACGATCCTTCGCAAGTAACCTCAGTGCAGAGGCGATACCCAAAGATTGCCGTATCCGCGACTCGGGTTTCAGCGCCACCCTCCCCAGCCCTTGGTAATAGACTACGGAGGCGTAAGGCAGCAACCACTGCCTCCCGCGCTCCGTCAGTACCAGCCATTCGCCTCCCACGTGGCTCAGCCGCCCCGGAACGACGCGGCCGTCAATCAGGCCAATCTTGAGCTCCGCGCCGAGTGCTCCACGGAGACGGTCACCCAATTCGATGCCTGCGAGCTCAACCCTTGCCCGCTCCGTTATCTCTGCTTCGGCCTCCAAGGCGCGCCCGGCTGAGAATTGTCCTTCTAAATCGCTGAAGAGAGAGTCCCATCTCATCTAGTCAGACTAGGCTGCATGAAGGATGCGCGGCCAACCCAGAGGGTACATACGGGTTGCAACTGGACAAGGCAAAGCAATTGAGTTCAGAATGGTTGAACTACATCAAACCGCATCAAAATGCATCAAATGAAGCATGGGGGCTTTAAATGGTAAAACCATCGCGTAGTGACTACGCCCTCGCAGCGTTTGTTCTTGGCCTGGGGCTGTCCCTGGTATTCGTGGGCAATTCACTCATTGCGCAGTGGCAGGCTGCTGAGCGACACGGTCAGCACTTCACCTTCGAACACCTTCTCGGTTTTTTCGCCAGCGCCGTGGGACTTTCCGTGGTGAGCTGGTGGGCACTGACCTTTCTCGTCGCCTTCCTGGCGTCGCTGTTGCATCGGGTTGGGCACAGAAAAAGTGCCGATCTTCTGTCAAAGTTCAGCCCCGCCTTTATGTTGCGACTCGCGGTGGCTGTCATGAGCTTGAACATCATGGGTGCGGGGCTTGCCCAAGCGGATGCCGCCCCACCGGAGCCAGGCTGGCATAGCACCTCCCCTCTCAACATGGCGCCCATGCAAGCGGCGTGGGAGCCCGCTTCCTTGGATCTTGCGAGTTCTGTGCCGCCGTCTGTTCAGGACGTCCATGCGTCAGAGCATCGGCCGAATGATCCACGCTGGCAGCCCAGGTCCCCCATGATTGATCCGGGGCTCCTTGCCCGCCAGTCCACACGCTCAACCACCCCACCTGGAGAAGCAGCCGTGGTGGTCAAGGATGGCGACTCGCTCTGGTCCATTGCGGCCTCCCGACTGGGCCCCTTTGCAACAGACGTGGACGTCGCACTGACGTGGCCCAGGTGGTACTCCGCCAACAGGACAGTCATTGGAAGTGACCCGGCCGTTCTGCTTCCGGGGCAGGTTCTTCAGCCGCCCGCACCAAGCTAGCAATTCAGGGGCCGCCGTCAGTGCCCGTCTTCTCCAAAAAACCGTCCGCTCAGGGACAACCGCCACGTTTTAAAGCAAATTCCTAGTGTCATCCCAGCAGAAGCCATCGAGTAAAGCGTCCCCACGCTGCAACTCATGTAGTGATTGCCAGAGGTATGACCATGACCCTTACAACAACCAGCCGACCAATGAGCCGTCGGAGCGCACCACTCACAACGCCTACGGCAGGCCAGGGCGGTTCGGACATCGACGTCCGGCTTGTTGCCCGGAGCATCGCGCAGGCAGCTCTTGAAGTTCTGGCGGGTACCCGTCCCGTGCATCAGCTCTCCCGATCACTGGATTCCGCGTGCTACCTGTCGCTCCAGCATCGGGCAGCATTGACGCGGAAGCACGCAGCCAGGAGCCGGGGTACCGCCCAACCGCATCGAAGTCCAATGGTCCGTTCGGTTCGGGTCTGTTCCATTTCTGAATCCATCTGTGAAGCAAGCATCGTGGTGGCGGAAGAGCAGCGTTGCCGTGCCGTCGCCATGAGGCTGGAACGGTTGGATGGAGTTTGGCAGGTTACCGCGCTGGAAATTGGGTAGGCCCAACAGATCAACGTGCTACGGGTAGACAAAAAGGGTGAAGCCTGGACGTTCAGTCCGGACTTCACCCTTCTTGGCGACCGTTACGGTAGCGGACTACCGGCGCTTCTTCTTTGCTTGTTTCCGCTGATCCTGGCTTGCTGCCTTGGCAGGATTGCCGGAGCGGCCCGCTGCCCGGCCCTCAATGCGAGTTTGCGTCGCTCCGTCTTCTCCGGGCGCGGTGTATTGCAGCTGCGCGGGCTTTTCCGGCGCTTGCAGGCCCGCCGCACGTATTTGAGGATCGTGATGCTCTGTGTGTGCGCCGGAGGCAGAATCGTCGGCCACCACCACATCTTCGGCCGGTGTCACTTCCACTTCCAAGTTGTAGAGGAAGCCGATACTTTCCTCGCGGATGGCCTCCATCATGCTCTGGAACATGACAAAGCCCTCGCGCTGGTATTCCACCAGGGGATCACGCTGTGCCATGGCACGAAGCCCGATTCCCTCCTTGAGGTAATCCATCTCGTACAAGTGTTCCTGCCACTTGCGTCCAAGGACTGAAAGCACAACCCGCCGCTCAAGCTCGCGCATGCTCTCGGAGCCGATGGATTCTTCCCGTGCCTGGTAAACGAGCCTGGCGTCAGAGAGGATCTCCTCCCTCAGGAATTCTGCAGTAACCCTGGACTTGCCGCCAGCTTCCTCAATGATGTCCTCGGCAGTAACGGTTGCCGGGTACAGAGTCTTCAGGTTTGCCCAAAGCTGGTTGTAGTCCCAGTCATCGCCTGATCCCTCGGCCGTGGCGGCATCAATGAGCGAGTTGATGGTGTCTTCCAAGAAGAACTGGACCTTTTCGTGCAGGTCATCACCTTCAAGGATCCGACGACGGTCACCATAGATTGCTTCGCGCTGGCGGTTGAGGACATCATCGTATTTGAGGACGTTCTTGCGCTGCTCGGCGTTGCGACCCTCTACTTGACCTTGCGCCGATGCAATGGCACGGGATACGAGCTTCGACTCCAGTGCGACGTCGTCAGGCACGGAGCTGTTCATCAGCCGTTCGGCCGCACCTGAGTTGAACAACCTCATCAGGTCGTCCGTCAGTGAGAGGTAGAAACGGGATTCACCCGGATCGCCCTGACGTCCGGAACGTCCGCGCAACTGGTTGTCGATCCGGCGGGATTCGTGGCGCTCGGTGCCAAGTACATATAGTCCGCCGAGATCCAGCACTTCTTCGTGCTCATCCTTGACCGCCTGTTTGGCTGCAGCCAACGCGTCCGGCCAGGCAGCCTCGTACTCTTCTGAGTTTTCCTCAGGATCCAGGCCTCGCTTGGCGAGTTCGGCAATGGCAGTGAATTCGGCGTTGCCGCCGAGCATGATGTCAGTACCACGACCCGCCATATTGGTTGCTACAGTGACTGCGCCCTTTCGCCCGGCTTGGGCCACGATGGACGCTTCCCTTGCATGGTTCTTGGCGTTCAAGACTTCATGCCGGATGCCCTCTTTGGCCAACAGCTTCGAGAGGTATTCACTCTTTTCAACGCTGGTGGTACCCACAAGGACAGGCTGGCCATTCTCATGCCGTTCAGCGATGTCCTGAACGACAGCATCGAACTTCACCACCTCGTTTTTGTAGACGAGGTCCGACTGGTCGATACGCTGCATGTCGCGGTTGGTGGGGATAGGAACGACGCCGAGCTTGTAGGTGCTCATGAACTCTGCGGCTTCAGTCTCGGCAGTACCGGTCATGCCGGCCAGCTTGGAATACATGCGGAAGTAGTTCTGCAGCGTCACTGTGGCGAGAGTCTGGTTCTCTGCCTTGATCTCTACATTTTCCTTGGCCTCAATGGCCTGGTGCATGCCTTCGTTGTAGCGACGGCCGGCCAGGATTCGGCCGGTGTGCTCGTCAACGATCAGGACCTCGCCGTCGAGGATGACGTAGTCCTTGTCCCGCTTGAACAGTTCTTTGGCCTTGATCGCATTGTTGAGGAAGCCGATCAGCGGCGTGTTGGCAGATTCGTACAAGTTCTGAATTCCAAGGTAGTCCTCTACCTTTTCAATACCGGCTTCCAGCACGCCCACGGTGCGTTTCTTCTCATCGACCTCGTAGTCGACGTCAGGCTGCAAACGGAGGACCACTTTGGCAAATTCGCTGTACCACCGGTTGGTGTCACCTTGCGCGGGACCGGAAATGATCAACGGTGTACGTGCTTCGTCAATCAGGATGGAGTCGACCTCATCCACGATCGCAAAGTTGTGCCCGCGCTGGACCAGTTCATTGGCATCCCAGGCCATGTTGTCGCGCAGGTAATCGAAGCCGAATTCGTTGTTGGTTCCGTAGGTGATATCAGCGGAGTACTGGTCCCGGCGTACGGTGGGATCCTGGTTGGACAGGATGCAACCACTGGTAAGACCAAGGAACCGGTAGACCCTGCCCATGAGTTCGGACTGGTATTCGGCAAGGTAGTCGTTCACGGTGACAACGTGGACACCCTTGCCCGAAAGAGCGTTGAGGTAGGCCGGAGCTGTGGCAACGAGGGTCTTGCCTTCACCGGTTTTCATTTCGGCGATGTTCCCCAAGTGAAGCGCGGCGCCACCCATGAGCTGGACATCGAAATGCCTCATGCCCAGGGTTCTGGAGGACGCTTCACGGACAGCGGCGAAGGCCTCCGGGAGGAGGGCTTCCAAAGTTTCGCCGTCTTGGTGGCGGGACCTTAGCCGGTCCGTTTCCTCGCGGATTTCAGCATCCGTGAAGGACTTGAAAGTGTCTTCCAGGGCATTGATGGAATCGGCATAGTTCCGCAGTGTCTTGAGTGTCTTTTTGTCACCCGTGCGGAGAAGTTTTTCGATTAGTGATGCCACGTGAAATTGCTCCCAGTCTCATGCTGCCGAATTCTGGCTGTTTCAGTCTACGGGAGAGACCATCGCCACGTTGCCGGGTTCACCTCTGAGCGGACTGTCCGGCCGGAGGTGGTGTCCCGGGGCAACACCATCCTTTGTCACGGCCGCGGACAACGTTTCGGCGAGGTCCCCCACCGGCCAGACAAGCACTTCCTGCAGGCCGAGCCACGTAGCCATGAGCCTGAGTTCCGCGGCAAGTTCGACGGCGGTGTCCGCCGGTGCGTTCTTCTCGCCAAATGCGGAGCGCACCAGAAGCTGACGGGATGCCCGGTCCGCTTTCAAGTCCACTCGGGCAACGATGGCTTCCCTGAGCAGGAACGGCAGGACGTAATAGCCGAAGCGCCTTTTGGCTGCGGGGGTGTAGATCTCAATTCTGTAGTGGAATCCAAACAGCTCCTCCAGTCTCCGCCTTTCGAAGACCAAGGAATCGAAAGGACTCAGCAATGCCCGGCCTGCTGCCTTTCTGGGCAACTTCGCTTCGACGTGTTGGAAAGTTTCCCGGTCCCATCCCCGAACCACAACACGTTCGAGGCGGCCTGCGCGGACCAAGCGTTGCACTGAGTCTGCGCCCGCCTTCAGCGGCGTCCGGAAGTAGTCGGAGAAGCACCTTACCGTGCCAATGCCGTGGGCCTGCGCGGCGGCATCCATCAGGCGGTCAAGGGACGCTTCAGCGTCGACGTCGAAGGGTTTGGCGTCTGCAACAACCCGTGAGGTGAGCGTGTATTTTCGCTCGAATTGCGACGTCCTCGATGCAGCGGAAATTCGGCCTTGCTCGAAGAGGTGCTCCAGTACCCGTTTGACGATGTTCCAGTTCCAGCCCCAGTTGTCCCGGTCCGGGTCTTCGTCATGGCCGAGCTCTGCAGTCAGCTCGGACGCAGTCATGGGAGGTCCTGCTGTGAGGGCCAACAGGATACGGTCTTCCATATCCTGCCGTACGGCCGGATCAAGGCGATGTGCACCCACCCACGCCCGCTTTTGCCAGACGAGCAGGTCTTGGAAGTGCTCCGGGCGGATAAAGCTTGCTTCGTGTGCCCAATACTCCATCATTTTGCGGGGCTTGCGGCCGGCCATCGCTTGGAGGATGAGGGGATCGTAGCTGCCCAACCGGGAAAAGAATGGAAGGTAGTGGCTTCGTGCCACAACGTTCACTGAATCGATCTGGACAAGCTGAAGCCGGGCAAAGGTACGGCCCACCGCCCGTGAAGTTACGGGGCCGGTGGGCCGTACCTTTGCCAATCCTTGAGCTGCCAATGCGATCCGCCGTGCCTGTGAAAGGCTCAGCGAAGCGGTCATTGAAGTCCCTTCGTAACTAAGGCCAGGCGTTACTTCGCTGTGGCTGCCTGATCATCGGAGCGGTAGGCGTGGATCTTCTCCTCCACGGCTTCCTCGCCGGGCTCACAGGTGGAGTCCAGGGTGATCACGCCATAGGTCCAGCCACTACGCCGATACACAACCGACGGTGCGTTGGTTTCCTTGTCCAGGAACAAGTAGAAGTTGTGTCCGACAAGCTCCATGTTGTCCACAGCGTCATCGAGGGTCAGCGATGCTGCGGGGAAAACCTTCCGGCGGATCAGGACAGGTGAGTCGCCTGCCGGAATGTCGTTCTCAATGTCGTACGGTGAGCGCTCGTCTACCGCTGGCGCGGATTCGCTGTGATTACTTGCCTCGACGTAAAGCGGCTCACTTGCACTGGCCGGCTCGAGTGTTGCCGTAGCTTCCCGAACAGCCTTGGGCGTGTGGCGGCCGTGGTGCACCTTTTTGCGGTCCTTCGCACGACGAAGCCTCTCAAGCAGCTTGTTATACGCAAGGTCGAAGGCAGCAAACTTGTCAGCGGCTGTGGCCTCGGCACGGATAACCGGGCCCCGGCCAAGGACGGTTACTTCTACGGTGAGCTCGCCAGGCGTCTGCCTGGGGTTGGTTTCCTTGGAAACCTTTGCGTCAACCCGCTGGACCTTATCCCCCAGCGATTCAATCTTTGAGATTTTTTCGCCGGCATATTCGCGAAAGCGGTCAGAAACTGTCAGATTTCGTCCGCTGATCATGAACTCCATGGTGCCCTCCAAATAACTCAGGTGACACGACAACGGCGCTGTTGGGGGCTTGTCTGACGGACAGTCGAGCCCCTTTCCGAGCCGCTATCGACAGGTACATCTTTTCTTGGTACCCACAAACGACGTTAGTTCATCGACACCGGTTATTCATCCTTTAGTCGCTTATTTTTTGATTGAGTCGTCATGACTTAACCGGGGTCGCCCATGGCAGCTACGGAAGCGTAGGCTGGTGGCCTCGTGGCCGCCAGCACAACAGCGCCGCAGACCAGGCCGCCAGCAGCAGTGACCGCCCGTGCTGCCTCAGCGAGCGTGGCGCCGGTGGTCAGGACATCATCAACGAGAATGCACTTCCGGCCCTTCAGTGCTTCGGTTCGTCCGCGCCGTACGCTCATGGATCCTCGGACCCGGCGGGCGCGGTCACCTCTTCCGAGTCCCTTTTGGCCTCCCCCATGGTCCAAGGGGGCACGTCCGAAGACCTCGCCAACAAGCCGGGCAGCCACCTCTCGGACAGCATCCGGGCCTGCCCTAAATGGCCGCGACGGCCCCGATCTCGAAAGCACGTCCAGAACGGGACAGACGGGCAGCATCCGACGCACGCGGATGAAAAAGAGCAGGAGATGTACCGGACTGAATCCTCGCCTGCGGTAAGCCTTACCGCTGGTTGGAACAGGGACCAGGCAGTAACCGGAGCCGCCACCGATGGCAGTATCCACGGCTTTGCTAAGGCAGGGAGCCAGAACGTCGGCAAGGCGCCAT is drawn from Arthrobacter sp. 31Y and contains these coding sequences:
- the secA gene encoding preprotein translocase subunit SecA; this encodes MASLIEKLLRTGDKKTLKTLRNYADSINALEDTFKSFTDAEIREETDRLRSRHQDGETLEALLPEAFAAVREASSRTLGMRHFDVQLMGGAALHLGNIAEMKTGEGKTLVATAPAYLNALSGKGVHVVTVNDYLAEYQSELMGRVYRFLGLTSGCILSNQDPTVRRDQYSADITYGTNNEFGFDYLRDNMAWDANELVQRGHNFAIVDEVDSILIDEARTPLIISGPAQGDTNRWYSEFAKVVLRLQPDVDYEVDEKKRTVGVLEAGIEKVEDYLGIQNLYESANTPLIGFLNNAIKAKELFKRDKDYVILDGEVLIVDEHTGRILAGRRYNEGMHQAIEAKENVEIKAENQTLATVTLQNYFRMYSKLAGMTGTAETEAAEFMSTYKLGVVPIPTNRDMQRIDQSDLVYKNEVVKFDAVVQDIAERHENGQPVLVGTTSVEKSEYLSKLLAKEGIRHEVLNAKNHAREASIVAQAGRKGAVTVATNMAGRGTDIMLGGNAEFTAIAELAKRGLDPEENSEEYEAAWPDALAAAKQAVKDEHEEVLDLGGLYVLGTERHESRRIDNQLRGRSGRQGDPGESRFYLSLTDDLMRLFNSGAAERLMNSSVPDDVALESKLVSRAIASAQGQVEGRNAEQRKNVLKYDDVLNRQREAIYGDRRRILEGDDLHEKVQFFLEDTINSLIDAATAEGSGDDWDYNQLWANLKTLYPATVTAEDIIEEAGGKSRVTAEFLREEILSDARLVYQAREESIGSESMRELERRVVLSVLGRKWQEHLYEMDYLKEGIGLRAMAQRDPLVEYQREGFVMFQSMMEAIREESIGFLYNLEVEVTPAEDVVVADDSASGAHTEHHDPQIRAAGLQAPEKPAQLQYTAPGEDGATQTRIEGRAAGRSGNPAKAASQDQRKQAKKKRR
- the hpf gene encoding ribosome hibernation-promoting factor, HPF/YfiA family, with protein sequence MEFMISGRNLTVSDRFREYAGEKISKIESLGDKVQRVDAKVSKETNPRQTPGELTVEVTVLGRGPVIRAEATAADKFAAFDLAYNKLLERLRRAKDRKKVHHGRHTPKAVREATATLEPASASEPLYVEASNHSESAPAVDERSPYDIENDIPAGDSPVLIRRKVFPAASLTLDDAVDNMELVGHNFYLFLDKETNAPSVVYRRSGWTYGVITLDSTCEPGEEAVEEKIHAYRSDDQAATAK
- a CDS encoding Rv3235 family protein translates to MTLTTTSRPMSRRSAPLTTPTAGQGGSDIDVRLVARSIAQAALEVLAGTRPVHQLSRSLDSACYLSLQHRAALTRKHAARSRGTAQPHRSPMVRSVRVCSISESICEASIVVAEEQRCRAVAMRLERLDGVWQVTALEIG
- a CDS encoding ComF family protein — protein: MTFSFLGPGFRTRKLRRFDPDLNNPESVGARRRGTDQRRTGRVIASLQGTLVDLLAVLIPVDCVCCEKEDVVLCGSCARKLRHLCRQPFRAERESPALVDVDGTAKIGVVAAGPYRDELARCLLSFKRHGQWRLADVLAPCLSKAVDTAIGGGSGYCLVPVPTSGKAYRRRGFSPVHLLLFFIRVRRMLPVCPVLDVLSRSGPSRPFRAGPDAVREVAARLVGEVFGRAPLDHGGGQKGLGRGDRARRVRGSMSVRRGRTEALKGRKCILVDDVLTTGATLAEAARAVTAAGGLVCGAVVLAATRPPAYASVAAMGDPG
- a CDS encoding winged helix-turn-helix domain-containing protein; translated protein: MTASLSLSQARRIALAAQGLAKVRPTGPVTSRAVGRTFARLQLVQIDSVNVVARSHYLPFFSRLGSYDPLILQAMAGRKPRKMMEYWAHEASFIRPEHFQDLLVWQKRAWVGAHRLDPAVRQDMEDRILLALTAGPPMTASELTAELGHDEDPDRDNWGWNWNIVKRVLEHLFEQGRISAASRTSQFERKYTLTSRVVADAKPFDVDAEASLDRLMDAAAQAHGIGTVRCFSDYFRTPLKAGADSVQRLVRAGRLERVVVRGWDRETFQHVEAKLPRKAAGRALLSPFDSLVFERRRLEELFGFHYRIEIYTPAAKRRFGYYVLPFLLREAIVARVDLKADRASRQLLVRSAFGEKNAPADTAVELAAELRLMATWLGLQEVLVWPVGDLAETLSAAVTKDGVAPGHHLRPDSPLRGEPGNVAMVSPVD
- a CDS encoding LysM peptidoglycan-binding domain-containing protein encodes the protein MVKPSRSDYALAAFVLGLGLSLVFVGNSLIAQWQAAERHGQHFTFEHLLGFFASAVGLSVVSWWALTFLVAFLASLLHRVGHRKSADLLSKFSPAFMLRLAVAVMSLNIMGAGLAQADAAPPEPGWHSTSPLNMAPMQAAWEPASLDLASSVPPSVQDVHASEHRPNDPRWQPRSPMIDPGLLARQSTRSTTPPGEAAVVVKDGDSLWSIAASRLGPFATDVDVALTWPRWYSANRTVIGSDPAVLLPGQVLQPPAPS
- a CDS encoding helix-turn-helix domain-containing protein, which encodes MPRFLTLADVAEQLQINSPQAYALVRSGELKAIQVGGRGQWRIEEKMLEQYIEDRYAEAGRMIEETKAKTSRP